The Balearica regulorum gibbericeps isolate bBalReg1 chromosome 27, bBalReg1.pri, whole genome shotgun sequence genome contains a region encoding:
- the ENTPD4 gene encoding ectonucleoside triphosphate diphosphohydrolase 4 isoform X2 — MGRISISCLLPASWHFSISPVGCPRILNTTLRQIVVIGILAAAVSLLYYSLVVIRNKYGRAYRDKRFHRYLARVTDTEATDTNNPNLNYGIVVDCGSSGSRIFVYCWPRHNGNPHDLLDIKQMRDKNRKPVVMKIKPGISEFASSPEKVSDYISPLLSFAAEHVPRAKHKETPLYILCTAGMRILPESQQKAILEDLLTDIPVHFDFLFSDSHAEVISGKQEGVYAWIGINFVLGRFEHTDDEDEAIVEVHVPGSENKEAIFRKRTVGILDMGGVSTQIAYEVPKTVSFASSQQEEVAKNLLAEFNLGCDAHQTEHVYRVYVATFLGFGGNAARQRYEDSLFTSTALKNRLLGKQTGMTSDSPYLDPCLPLDAQDEIQQKGQIMYLRGTGDFNLCREIIQPFMNKTNETQTSLNGVYQPAVHFQNSEFYGFSEFYYCTEDVLRMGGDYNAAKFTKAAKDYCATKWSVLRERFDRGLYASHADLHRLKYQCFKSAWMYEVFHSGFSFPVSYSNLKTALQVYDKEVQWTLGAILYRTRFLPLRDIQQENFRGSHSHWRSFSFVYNHYLFFVCFLIVLLSILLYLLRLRRIHRRMLRNSSSTSLWMEEGLPPQKIAGPL; from the exons ATGGGGAG GATCAGCATCTCTTGTTTGCTTCCCGCTTCTTGGCACTTCAGCATCTCTCCAGTGGGATGTCCGCGTATTCTCAACACCACTTTGCGACAGATCGTTGTGATAGGAatacttgctgctgctgtctctctGCTTTACTACTCTCTGGTAGTCATCCGCAATAAGTATGGGCGTGCATACAGGGACAAAAGATTCCACAG GTATCTTGCCCGAGTAACTGACACTGAAGCTACAGATACGAACAACCCCAATCTGAACTATGGCATCGTTGTGGACTGTGGCAGCAGTGGCTCTAGGATTTTTGTATATTGTTGGCCAAGGCACAATGGTAATCCGCACGATCTGTTGGACATAAAACAGATGAGGgacaaaaacagaaaaccagtggttatgaaaattaaaccag GCATTTCGGAGTTTGCCAGCTCTCCTGAAAAGGTCAGTGATTATATTTCTCCGCTTCTGAGCTTTGCTGCGGAACATGTGCCACGTGCAAAACACAAAGAGACTCCTCTTTATATTCTGTGTACTGCAGGGATGCGGATTCTGCCAGAAAG CCAACAGAAGGCAATACTTGAAGATCTGCTCACTGATATTCCTgtgcattttgattttctgttttcgGACTCGCACGCAGAGGTTATTTCAGGGAAGCAGGAAG GAGTATACGCATGGATTGGCATCAACTTTGTTCTTGGAAGATTTGAACATACAGATGATG AGGATGAAGCGATTGTGGAGGTGCATGTCCCAGGCAGTGAAAACAAAGAGGCCATCTTTCGTAAGAGGACAGTGGGTATTCTTGACATGGGCGGAGTGTCGACTCAGATAGCGTACGAAGTCCCTAAAACTGTAAGCTTTGCCTCTTCGCAGCAG GAGGAAGTAGCCAAAAACTTACTTGCAGAATTCAACTTGGGCTGCGACGCGCATCAAACTGAGCACGTGTATAGAGTCTATGTTGCAACGTTCCTTGGCTTTGGAGGAAATGCAGCACGGCAGAGATATGAAGACAGTCTATTTACAAGTACAGCGCTTAAAAACAG ACTGCTAGGCAAACAGACCGGCATGACTTCTGATTCGCCCTACCTTGATCCTTGCCTGCCCCTGGACGCTCAGGATGAGATCCAGCAGAAAGGACAGATAATGTATTTGCGAGGAACAGGAGACTTTAATCTGTGTCGTGAAATTATTCAACCCTTCATGAATAAGACTAACGAAACACAGACATCTCTTAATGGTGTCTATCAGCCTGCTGTGCACTTTCAGAACAGTGAATTCTATGGTTTCTCAGAATTCTACTACTGCACCGAGGATGTGTTACGCATGGGAGGAGATTACAATGCTGCTAAATTTACGAAAGCCGCAAAG gattATTGTGCCACTAAGTGGTCTGTCCTACGGGAACGCTTTGACCGTGGTCTTTATGCATCACATGCTGATCTCCACAGATTGAA GTACCAGTGTTTTAAGTCTGCCTGGATGTATGAGGTATTTCACAGTGGCTTCTCTTTTCCTGTGAGTTACAGCAATttgaaaacagctctgcaggtTTACGATAAAGAGGTGCAATGGACCTTGGGAGCCATTCTTTACCGAACACGGTTTTTACCTTTAAG AGACATCCAGCAAGAAAACTTCCGTGGAAGTCACTCCCACTGGAGAAGCTTCTCCTTTGTTTACAATCACTAtttgttttttgtctgttttctgatTGTGCTGCTCTCCATCCTGCTTTACCTGCTAAGGCTCAGACGAATCCACAGGCGAATGTTGCGTAACAGCTCGTCTACTTCCCTATGGATGGAGGAAGGCCTTCCGCCACAGAAGATTGCAGGACCCTTATGA
- the ENTPD4 gene encoding ectonucleoside triphosphate diphosphohydrolase 4 isoform X1, producing the protein MGRISISCLLPASWHFSISPVGCPRILNTTLRQIVVIGILAAAVSLLYYSLVVIRNKYGRAYRDKRFHRYLARVTDTEATDTNNPNLNYGIVVDCGSSGSRIFVYCWPRHNGNPHDLLDIKQMRDKNRKPVVMKIKPGISEFASSPEKVSDYISPLLSFAAEHVPRAKHKETPLYILCTAGMRILPESQQKAILEDLLTDIPVHFDFLFSDSHAEVISGKQEGVYAWIGINFVLGRFEHTDDEDEAIVEVHVPGSENKEAIFRKRTVGILDMGGVSTQIAYEVPKTSYSSLHHIPKSRQEKMANTSPSSEEVAKNLLAEFNLGCDAHQTEHVYRVYVATFLGFGGNAARQRYEDSLFTSTALKNRLLGKQTGMTSDSPYLDPCLPLDAQDEIQQKGQIMYLRGTGDFNLCREIIQPFMNKTNETQTSLNGVYQPAVHFQNSEFYGFSEFYYCTEDVLRMGGDYNAAKFTKAAKDYCATKWSVLRERFDRGLYASHADLHRLKYQCFKSAWMYEVFHSGFSFPVSYSNLKTALQVYDKEVQWTLGAILYRTRFLPLRDIQQENFRGSHSHWRSFSFVYNHYLFFVCFLIVLLSILLYLLRLRRIHRRMLRNSSSTSLWMEEGLPPQKIAGPL; encoded by the exons ATGGGGAG GATCAGCATCTCTTGTTTGCTTCCCGCTTCTTGGCACTTCAGCATCTCTCCAGTGGGATGTCCGCGTATTCTCAACACCACTTTGCGACAGATCGTTGTGATAGGAatacttgctgctgctgtctctctGCTTTACTACTCTCTGGTAGTCATCCGCAATAAGTATGGGCGTGCATACAGGGACAAAAGATTCCACAG GTATCTTGCCCGAGTAACTGACACTGAAGCTACAGATACGAACAACCCCAATCTGAACTATGGCATCGTTGTGGACTGTGGCAGCAGTGGCTCTAGGATTTTTGTATATTGTTGGCCAAGGCACAATGGTAATCCGCACGATCTGTTGGACATAAAACAGATGAGGgacaaaaacagaaaaccagtggttatgaaaattaaaccag GCATTTCGGAGTTTGCCAGCTCTCCTGAAAAGGTCAGTGATTATATTTCTCCGCTTCTGAGCTTTGCTGCGGAACATGTGCCACGTGCAAAACACAAAGAGACTCCTCTTTATATTCTGTGTACTGCAGGGATGCGGATTCTGCCAGAAAG CCAACAGAAGGCAATACTTGAAGATCTGCTCACTGATATTCCTgtgcattttgattttctgttttcgGACTCGCACGCAGAGGTTATTTCAGGGAAGCAGGAAG GAGTATACGCATGGATTGGCATCAACTTTGTTCTTGGAAGATTTGAACATACAGATGATG AGGATGAAGCGATTGTGGAGGTGCATGTCCCAGGCAGTGAAAACAAAGAGGCCATCTTTCGTAAGAGGACAGTGGGTATTCTTGACATGGGCGGAGTGTCGACTCAGATAGCGTACGAAGTCCCTAAAACT tCCTATTCCTCATTACATCACATTCCAAAATCAAGGCAAGAGAAGATGGCAAATACGAGTCCTTCATCA GAGGAAGTAGCCAAAAACTTACTTGCAGAATTCAACTTGGGCTGCGACGCGCATCAAACTGAGCACGTGTATAGAGTCTATGTTGCAACGTTCCTTGGCTTTGGAGGAAATGCAGCACGGCAGAGATATGAAGACAGTCTATTTACAAGTACAGCGCTTAAAAACAG ACTGCTAGGCAAACAGACCGGCATGACTTCTGATTCGCCCTACCTTGATCCTTGCCTGCCCCTGGACGCTCAGGATGAGATCCAGCAGAAAGGACAGATAATGTATTTGCGAGGAACAGGAGACTTTAATCTGTGTCGTGAAATTATTCAACCCTTCATGAATAAGACTAACGAAACACAGACATCTCTTAATGGTGTCTATCAGCCTGCTGTGCACTTTCAGAACAGTGAATTCTATGGTTTCTCAGAATTCTACTACTGCACCGAGGATGTGTTACGCATGGGAGGAGATTACAATGCTGCTAAATTTACGAAAGCCGCAAAG gattATTGTGCCACTAAGTGGTCTGTCCTACGGGAACGCTTTGACCGTGGTCTTTATGCATCACATGCTGATCTCCACAGATTGAA GTACCAGTGTTTTAAGTCTGCCTGGATGTATGAGGTATTTCACAGTGGCTTCTCTTTTCCTGTGAGTTACAGCAATttgaaaacagctctgcaggtTTACGATAAAGAGGTGCAATGGACCTTGGGAGCCATTCTTTACCGAACACGGTTTTTACCTTTAAG AGACATCCAGCAAGAAAACTTCCGTGGAAGTCACTCCCACTGGAGAAGCTTCTCCTTTGTTTACAATCACTAtttgttttttgtctgttttctgatTGTGCTGCTCTCCATCCTGCTTTACCTGCTAAGGCTCAGACGAATCCACAGGCGAATGTTGCGTAACAGCTCGTCTACTTCCCTATGGATGGAGGAAGGCCTTCCGCCACAGAAGATTGCAGGACCCTTATGA
- the ENTPD4 gene encoding ectonucleoside triphosphate diphosphohydrolase 4 isoform X3, whose translation MGRISISCLLPASWHFSISPVGCPRILNTTLRQIVVIGILAAAVSLLYYSLVVIRNKYGRAYRDKRFHRYLARVTDTEATDTNNPNLNYGIVVDCGSSGSRIFVYCWPRHNGNPHDLLDIKQMRDKNRKPVVMKIKPGISEFASSPEKVSDYISPLLSFAAEHVPRAKHKETPLYILCTAGMRILPESQQKAILEDLLTDIPVHFDFLFSDSHAEVISGKQEGVYAWIGINFVLGRFEHTDDEDEAIVEVHVPGSENKEAIFRKRTVGILDMGGVSTQIAYEVPKTEEVAKNLLAEFNLGCDAHQTEHVYRVYVATFLGFGGNAARQRYEDSLFTSTALKNRLLGKQTGMTSDSPYLDPCLPLDAQDEIQQKGQIMYLRGTGDFNLCREIIQPFMNKTNETQTSLNGVYQPAVHFQNSEFYGFSEFYYCTEDVLRMGGDYNAAKFTKAAKDYCATKWSVLRERFDRGLYASHADLHRLKYQCFKSAWMYEVFHSGFSFPVSYSNLKTALQVYDKEVQWTLGAILYRTRFLPLRDIQQENFRGSHSHWRSFSFVYNHYLFFVCFLIVLLSILLYLLRLRRIHRRMLRNSSSTSLWMEEGLPPQKIAGPL comes from the exons ATGGGGAG GATCAGCATCTCTTGTTTGCTTCCCGCTTCTTGGCACTTCAGCATCTCTCCAGTGGGATGTCCGCGTATTCTCAACACCACTTTGCGACAGATCGTTGTGATAGGAatacttgctgctgctgtctctctGCTTTACTACTCTCTGGTAGTCATCCGCAATAAGTATGGGCGTGCATACAGGGACAAAAGATTCCACAG GTATCTTGCCCGAGTAACTGACACTGAAGCTACAGATACGAACAACCCCAATCTGAACTATGGCATCGTTGTGGACTGTGGCAGCAGTGGCTCTAGGATTTTTGTATATTGTTGGCCAAGGCACAATGGTAATCCGCACGATCTGTTGGACATAAAACAGATGAGGgacaaaaacagaaaaccagtggttatgaaaattaaaccag GCATTTCGGAGTTTGCCAGCTCTCCTGAAAAGGTCAGTGATTATATTTCTCCGCTTCTGAGCTTTGCTGCGGAACATGTGCCACGTGCAAAACACAAAGAGACTCCTCTTTATATTCTGTGTACTGCAGGGATGCGGATTCTGCCAGAAAG CCAACAGAAGGCAATACTTGAAGATCTGCTCACTGATATTCCTgtgcattttgattttctgttttcgGACTCGCACGCAGAGGTTATTTCAGGGAAGCAGGAAG GAGTATACGCATGGATTGGCATCAACTTTGTTCTTGGAAGATTTGAACATACAGATGATG AGGATGAAGCGATTGTGGAGGTGCATGTCCCAGGCAGTGAAAACAAAGAGGCCATCTTTCGTAAGAGGACAGTGGGTATTCTTGACATGGGCGGAGTGTCGACTCAGATAGCGTACGAAGTCCCTAAAACT GAGGAAGTAGCCAAAAACTTACTTGCAGAATTCAACTTGGGCTGCGACGCGCATCAAACTGAGCACGTGTATAGAGTCTATGTTGCAACGTTCCTTGGCTTTGGAGGAAATGCAGCACGGCAGAGATATGAAGACAGTCTATTTACAAGTACAGCGCTTAAAAACAG ACTGCTAGGCAAACAGACCGGCATGACTTCTGATTCGCCCTACCTTGATCCTTGCCTGCCCCTGGACGCTCAGGATGAGATCCAGCAGAAAGGACAGATAATGTATTTGCGAGGAACAGGAGACTTTAATCTGTGTCGTGAAATTATTCAACCCTTCATGAATAAGACTAACGAAACACAGACATCTCTTAATGGTGTCTATCAGCCTGCTGTGCACTTTCAGAACAGTGAATTCTATGGTTTCTCAGAATTCTACTACTGCACCGAGGATGTGTTACGCATGGGAGGAGATTACAATGCTGCTAAATTTACGAAAGCCGCAAAG gattATTGTGCCACTAAGTGGTCTGTCCTACGGGAACGCTTTGACCGTGGTCTTTATGCATCACATGCTGATCTCCACAGATTGAA GTACCAGTGTTTTAAGTCTGCCTGGATGTATGAGGTATTTCACAGTGGCTTCTCTTTTCCTGTGAGTTACAGCAATttgaaaacagctctgcaggtTTACGATAAAGAGGTGCAATGGACCTTGGGAGCCATTCTTTACCGAACACGGTTTTTACCTTTAAG AGACATCCAGCAAGAAAACTTCCGTGGAAGTCACTCCCACTGGAGAAGCTTCTCCTTTGTTTACAATCACTAtttgttttttgtctgttttctgatTGTGCTGCTCTCCATCCTGCTTTACCTGCTAAGGCTCAGACGAATCCACAGGCGAATGTTGCGTAACAGCTCGTCTACTTCCCTATGGATGGAGGAAGGCCTTCCGCCACAGAAGATTGCAGGACCCTTATGA